In the genome of Halosolutus amylolyticus, the window GTCGTCAGCGAGGTCGAGAAGTACGCGATCGTGCTGGACGTTCTCGACGACATCGAGTATCGGTGGGTGAAGCCCAACGTGTACGGCCCCGACTCGTATGGGAGCGGTGCAGCGTCCAAACTCCTCTCGTTCATCGGGACGATGAAACGCAGCGGTATCCAGCCCGCCGAAATCGATGAATTCCTCGGGCCTGCCGAGCGGCTGTACGATCTCGCCAATCTTCCGGAGCGGATCGAAGCGATCGCAAGCGAACATCTCGGCGGACGGTCAGTATCGACGGTTCTCGATGGACTGCCGGACGTTCGAGGTGAGCTCGTCGCTGAACGCGACGCACTCGGCGAGACGGATGTCGAAATAGCCGTCGCGGAGTTCCTCGATCGGTTGATCGCGCTGTGTAACGGGCTTATCGACACGTTCGAAGCCCACGAGGACGGCAACCGATCACTGCCCGACGCTGCACACAAACTCCCGAAGTACTTGTTGGGCGGGTACAGCAGCGGCGCACCGTCCGGGATTCCGGCGCTGGATCTGGAGTTACCCGACCACCTCGATGCGTTTCTCGATGATTGCCTGACGGCACGGGATCTCGTCGCGGGGTACGCAGCGTACGAACGGGAACTCGACGAGCGAAACCTCCTCGACTTCGACGGGCTCGTCGTCAACACTGTCGGGTTACTCAACAGCGATGCGGGGTACGAGATCGCAGACAAGTGGGAGTACGTATTCTGTGACGAGTTCCAGGATACGGATCGTCTCCAGTTCGAACTGGTCGACTCGCTCGTCTCGAACGGCCAGTTGTTCGTCGTCGGTGACGACGATCAGGCGATTTACGAGTGGCGCGGCGCTCGCGTGTCGAACATTACGACCGAACTGACCGACGAGTACGGCCCAACGCTCACCGATAAGCCGCTGGAAGAGAACTTCCGGTCGCGGCAACCGATTCTCGACCTTGCGAACGACCTGCTCACCCGGTTGGAAGGCCGCGGGAACGAGAAAACCCTGACGCGCGTTGACGAACCCGAGTATGACGGCGACACGGTCGCCGTCGTCGACGAAGCAGACGATGACGAGGCACGGGCCCAGCAACTGGTGACCGTCACGCAGAACCTGCTGAGCGGCGCGGGTGACGAACTCGATACCGCGTACGATCCCGGGGATATCGCGCTGCTCGTCAGGAAAACCGCTCACGCCGAACCCGTTCTGAACACGTTCGATCAGGCAGGCATTCCGTACCAGGTCGCTGGCGACCTCTCGACGGACTCGATCGGCGTCGAGACCGTCGTCGCCTACCTGAAAGCGCTCGCACGACCGAAAGAAGACGAAGTGAGTTGGAATCGCGTGCTGACGATGCGGTACCGGCTGACCGACGCGGATCTTCGTCGGCTCAACGAGTACGACGACGATGACGGGTGTTTGCTGGCGGAACTCCGCGACGCTCCGCTGTCGGAGTTCGATGAACCGGAGCGCGTCCGCGAAGCCCGCACTCACGTGACGGAGTTACTGGAACTACGGGACAGGTCGTCACTGTCACACCTGTACAGCGAACTCAAGGACATCACCAACATCGAGTGGTATCTGAGCGAGCAGGAACGACGTGACCTATCTCAACTCGACGAAGTCGTCAGTCAGTACGGACAGGACGCCGTGCAACCGCCGTTGACGACCGAGTTCATCGACTCGCTGCAACACTACGAGTCACTGTTCTCCGAGAGCGGTGCGTCACCGACCGATCAACCCGAATTGGCAGACGATGCGGTTAACGTCATGACGGTCCACAAGAGCAAGGGTCTGGACTTCCCGGTCGTCCTCATGCCGCGGTTGACGGCCGACGAGTGGGAACCGAGTTCCCGCACGTACGACGCCCTCGAAGCGGGCCTCACTAACGGCGCGACTGCCGTCTTCGATGACGACTTCGTCGCACGCGATGCCAGGGAAGCCCGCCGCCTGCTTCACGTCGGCATTACCCGTGCCGAGGACGTCCTCGTCCTGCAGGGCGGCCGCGACGATGACGACGCTGATCCGTCCGATCCCCATCCGATTACGGAATCGGTCGAGGCGATTCTTCCGGACCGCCTTCCCTGGCGACCGGAGCGCAGCCAGTTGCCTGTCTGGCGCGATATTCAGGCCTGCCTTCCGCCGGATGCAACCAACTGGACAGAAACATTAGCCAGCGATCTCATCGGTCAAATCGGTGGGACTGTGCAATATGAGGACGACGTCCTCTCGACAGAGACAGCTCGTGATCGCGTTCTCGATCTCGCTTCTGCGTCGCTCAACGGCAGCCTCGATCCAACGGGTGAACAGGTACGGATTCGGGTGGAAATGCTTACGGGGCCGAGGACGCCGGCTCCGTCCCTCTCGCATAGCTACACGTCGCTACAAACCTACGAAACCTGTCCGAGACAGCACTACCTCGACTACGTCGTTAACGCGTTCCCTGACTACAGTCCTGCCGAGAATCACGAGAGCGACGGCGTCTCACAACAAGAAATCGGGATCCTGTTCCACGATACAGCGGAACAAGCCGCCGAAAACGGCGTACAGGAACGAGCTGGCTGGTACGAGATCTGCGAGCGACTCGCCAGCCAACAACGAGCTGAAGACGCGCTTCCCCCGGCGAAACGATGTATCGACCGGTATTTCGACTTACCGTTAAGCGACTACGAGATCATCGACGCCGAACGCGAGTTCGAAATCGATATCGACGGGCACGAACTCGTCGGCTTCATCGATGCCGTGTATCGAACGCCGGACGACGAATTGCTCGTTATCGACTACAAGGCGACTGAGAGACACCGCGATCTCGACGACGACAAGCAACTCCCGATCTACCTGCTGGCATGTCGTGATCTGTACGACGAGCCAGTAACGCAAGCAGGGTACGCGTATGTCGGCGACATCGGACCAAAGGTCGAAACCCGCTCGTTCAACGAGTCGGAACTCGAAGCCGTCGAAGAGGATATCATGGCTGCGATGAACCGGATTGCCGAGTTCTCGTTTACTGAGTACTCTACCGGTGACCACTGCCAGTGGTGCCAGCATCACCATCTACCGTGTGCACCCGATTTGCTATCCGACATTTCAGAGACACAGATCACCAACAAATAGTACCTGGAAAGACGAAGTGATGGGCTGATCCAACGACGAGTTTCGCGGAAATCCGCGAGTTTTCTCAAGC includes:
- a CDS encoding ATP-dependent helicase gives rise to the protein MTADGPEWLPTAEDDVEPEPQQAAIIESDAYPMRVLAGAGTGKTFTMVRKIEHLIDEDGVSPDRILALTFTNNAAGSMREKLNAKLGTAGYDIDAYTYHSICNELLTDYAYEAGIDPDFDVVSEVEKYAIVLDVLDDIEYRWVKPNVYGPDSYGSGAASKLLSFIGTMKRSGIQPAEIDEFLGPAERLYDLANLPERIEAIASEHLGGRSVSTVLDGLPDVRGELVAERDALGETDVEIAVAEFLDRLIALCNGLIDTFEAHEDGNRSLPDAAHKLPKYLLGGYSSGAPSGIPALDLELPDHLDAFLDDCLTARDLVAGYAAYERELDERNLLDFDGLVVNTVGLLNSDAGYEIADKWEYVFCDEFQDTDRLQFELVDSLVSNGQLFVVGDDDQAIYEWRGARVSNITTELTDEYGPTLTDKPLEENFRSRQPILDLANDLLTRLEGRGNEKTLTRVDEPEYDGDTVAVVDEADDDEARAQQLVTVTQNLLSGAGDELDTAYDPGDIALLVRKTAHAEPVLNTFDQAGIPYQVAGDLSTDSIGVETVVAYLKALARPKEDEVSWNRVLTMRYRLTDADLRRLNEYDDDDGCLLAELRDAPLSEFDEPERVREARTHVTELLELRDRSSLSHLYSELKDITNIEWYLSEQERRDLSQLDEVVSQYGQDAVQPPLTTEFIDSLQHYESLFSESGASPTDQPELADDAVNVMTVHKSKGLDFPVVLMPRLTADEWEPSSRTYDALEAGLTNGATAVFDDDFVARDAREARRLLHVGITRAEDVLVLQGGRDDDDADPSDPHPITESVEAILPDRLPWRPERSQLPVWRDIQACLPPDATNWTETLASDLIGQIGGTVQYEDDVLSTETARDRVLDLASASLNGSLDPTGEQVRIRVEMLTGPRTPAPSLSHSYTSLQTYETCPRQHYLDYVVNAFPDYSPAENHESDGVSQQEIGILFHDTAEQAAENGVQERAGWYEICERLASQQRAEDALPPAKRCIDRYFDLPLSDYEIIDAEREFEIDIDGHELVGFIDAVYRTPDDELLVIDYKATERHRDLDDDKQLPIYLLACRDLYDEPVTQAGYAYVGDIGPKVETRSFNESELEAVEEDIMAAMNRIAEFSFTEYSTGDHCQWCQHHHLPCAPDLLSDISETQITNK